A stretch of the Roseofilum casamattae BLCC-M143 genome encodes the following:
- a CDS encoding PEP-CTERM sorting domain-containing protein, which translates to MLNDSCDRRDRRKTISGVLLTAGLAGGILGVTNPALADPVVTPPPLTKLPPVFCFRFTDVQPVEDDPEGDKFNISFEVLNWSNQPASGVRIALNTGTNSFVSDEAAFFAGAEIDGNGRPIGTDADPLPGNQPFANTGSVVQSSQTAIEWEAEQHSFNTGTSGAIPNSDLLGVGERNTPGACALVPGCELTGSANPFFATPIVPNWETVDNGNNVLDGFVLTVDDFDEGEALSFNWNLLDAQGEAIGIPGSGNEYGFGTVNIARFPLQGSDDTFQIFPENTGVSTSNRIFADNANEVRNSQGQVVALLGAEFGAGIAAPLLNPEDNILSSPANTQPILHDPDDEYEPPTDVPEPSSLAMLGLAAVSLWRHKRKRQRVEVVSLNP; encoded by the coding sequence ATGTTGAATGACTCGTGCGATCGCCGCGATCGCCGAAAGACCATCTCAGGAGTGCTGTTGACTGCCGGACTAGCAGGAGGAATCCTGGGAGTTACAAACCCAGCACTCGCCGATCCAGTGGTGACACCACCACCGTTAACTAAACTGCCTCCAGTATTCTGTTTTCGCTTTACAGACGTGCAACCCGTCGAAGACGATCCAGAAGGCGATAAATTCAATATCTCCTTTGAGGTGTTGAACTGGTCGAACCAACCCGCTTCCGGTGTTCGTATTGCTCTTAATACCGGAACCAATAGCTTTGTGAGTGACGAAGCAGCCTTCTTTGCGGGAGCCGAAATTGACGGTAACGGACGACCTATCGGTACCGATGCCGATCCCTTGCCTGGAAATCAACCATTTGCTAATACAGGCAGCGTTGTCCAATCTAGCCAGACTGCCATTGAGTGGGAAGCCGAACAACACAGCTTCAACACGGGAACCAGTGGCGCTATTCCGAATAGCGACTTACTTGGCGTTGGAGAGAGAAACACCCCAGGGGCTTGTGCTTTAGTCCCGGGGTGCGAACTTACTGGGTCTGCAAACCCATTTTTTGCTACTCCTATTGTCCCTAATTGGGAGACTGTTGACAACGGTAATAACGTTCTCGATGGTTTTGTGCTGACGGTTGATGATTTTGATGAAGGGGAAGCGCTCTCCTTCAACTGGAATCTGTTGGACGCACAAGGCGAGGCCATTGGAATACCTGGAAGCGGTAATGAGTACGGTTTCGGTACGGTGAATATTGCCCGTTTTCCACTCCAAGGTTCTGATGATACCTTCCAAATCTTCCCGGAAAATACCGGAGTGAGTACATCAAATCGCATCTTTGCCGACAATGCCAATGAGGTGCGAAATTCCCAAGGCCAGGTGGTTGCTCTCCTTGGAGCTGAGTTTGGTGCAGGTATTGCTGCTCCCTTACTCAATCCGGAAGATAACATCTTGAGTTCTCCGGCCAATACCCAGCCTATTCTTCACGATCCCGATGATGAGTATGAACCGCCAACCGACGTTCCCGAACCCAGTAGTCTAGCCATGCTCGGACTCGCTGCGGTTAGTCTCTGGAGGCACAAGCGCAAACGCCAGAGAGTAGAGGTCGTCTCGCTAAATCCATAA